GCCGACGGCCGCCACATCGTCAGCTACCGCCTCAACACCGACACCCTGGCCCACCCGGCACACGGCACCGCGGTACTGACCGCGGAGTTCTGCGCGTCCCGGCGCCCCTAGGGGGGTTACCTGCCCCTAGGGCCCGCAGGCCTACAGCGGCACGATGTCCGGAGCCCCCAGCCGCGCCGCATCCGCCGTCAGATCGTCCGGCTGCCGCTGGGATTCGCGCTCCGCCTCGACCCGCTTCCGGTAGTGCGTGATCTCCTTCTCGATCTGGTCGTCGTCCCAGCCCAGCGCGGGTGCGATCAGCTCGGCCACCTCGCGGGCGCTGCGGGTGCCCCGGTCGAAGGTCTCGATGGAGATGCGGGTGCGCCGGGTCAGCACGTCGTCGAGATGGCGGGCGCCCTCGTGCGTGCAGGCGTAGACCGCCTCGGCCCGCAGGTAGTCGTCCGCGGCCGCCAGCGGTTCGCCCAGCGAAGGATCGGCGACCACCAGCTCCAGCAGCTCCTCGGTCAGCGAGCCGTACCGGTTCAACAGATGCTCGATGCGCGCCACATGGAGTCCGGCGCGCGCGGCGATCCGGGCCCGCGCGTTCCACAGCGCCCGGTAGCCCTCGGCACCGACCAGCGGAATGTCCTCGGTGACGCTCTCCGCGACCCGCTGGTCGAGGCCGTGCACCGCCTCGTCCACCGCGTCCTTCGCCATCACCCGGTACGTCGTGTACTTGCCGCCCGCGACCACCACCAGCCCCGGCAGCGGATGGGCGACGGTGTGCTCCCGCGACAGCTTGCTGGTGGCATCCGACTCCCCGGCCAGCAGCGGACGCAGCCCCGCGTACACCCCCTCCACGTCGTCCCTGGTCAGCGGGGTCGCCAGCACCGCATTCACATGCTCCAGCAGATAGTCGATATCCGCGCTGGAGGCTGCCGGATGCGCCTTGTCCAGATCCCAGTCCGTGTCCGTCGTCCCCACGATCCAGTGCCGTCCCCACGGGATGACGAACAGGACGCTCTTCTCCGTCCGCAGGATCAGCCCGGTCGTCGAATGGATCCGGTCCTTGGGGACGACCAGGTGGATCCCCTTCGACGCCCGGACATGGAACTGCCCGCGCTCACCGATCAGCGACTGGGTGTCGTCCGTCCACACCCCGGTGGCATTGACGACCTGCTGGGCCCGGATCTCGTACTCGCCGCCGCCCTCGACGTCCTGTACCCGCGCGCCGACCACCCGCTCGCCCTCACGCAGAAAACCCACCACCCGCGCCCGGTTGGCGACCTGCGCGTCGTAGGCGGCCGCGGTCCGCACCATCGTCGCCACATAGCGCGCGTCGTCCATTTGCGCGTCGTAGTACTGCAGCGCGCCGACCAGCGCGTCCTTCCTCAGGCAGGGCGCCACCTGCAGGGCCCGCTTGTGGGACAGATGCCGGTGGTGGGGCAGTCCGCGGCCGTGGCCCGACGAGATGGACATCGTGTCGTACAGCGCCACGCCGCTGCCCGCGTACCAGCGCTCCCAGCCCTTGTGCTGCAGCGGATACAGAAACGGCACCGGCTTGACCAGATGCGGCGCCAGCCGCTCCAGCAGCAGCCCCCGTTCCTTCAGCGCCTCCCGCACCAGCGCGAAGTCCAGCATTTCCAGATACCGCAGACCACCGTGGATGAGCTTGCTCGACCGGCTGGAGGTGCCCGAGGCCCAGTCGCGCGCCTCGACGAGTCCGGTGGACAGGCCGCGGGTCGCGGCGTCCAGAGCCGTCCCCGCGCCGACGACTCCGCCGCCGACCACGAGAACGTCCAGCTCCCGCTCCGCCATTCGGGCGAGCGCCTCGGCCCGCTGCGCCGGTCCCAGTATCGCTGTCTTCACCGCTGCCTCCCGCTGTGATCGGGGCCACACCCCCCGTCCGTCGATTCTGTCCGCGCCGCGTTCCGGTATCCACCCTCCGCTCATGGCGACAACACCCCGCCGCCTTGATCCATCAATCCCTATTCTGGGTCAAATATCCGCTTAGTCTACTTATGCGCGATCGCCAGCCGCTCACGTCATGCGCCCACGTTCATTCGCAGTCGCTCGGGAAGGACGGCCGCAGCATGCCCGCAGACCTCGCCGTCATCGGACTCGGTCACCTCGGCCTCCCCCTCGCCCAGGCCGCCACCACCGCCGGCATCGGCACCATCGGATACGACCCCGACCCGCACACCGCCGGCCTCTCCGGCGCCGACGGGCCGCTCTCCGCCACCGAACTCCGCCGCCTGCTCTCCGCCGGCTTCCGCACCACCACTGATCCCACCACCCTGGGCCGGGTCCGTACCGCGGTCCTCTGCGCGCCCACACCCCCCGGCGAGGACCGCGCACCGGACCTCACCGCCCTCGCCGACGCCGCCCGCACGCTGGCCGCACAGCTGCGCCCGCACACCACGGTGATCCTCGAATCCACCGCCTACCCGGGCACCACCGAGGAATTCCTGCGCCCCCTCCTGGAGGAGGGCTCCGGCCTCACCGCCGGCCGCGACTTCCACCTCGCCTGCTCCCCCGGCCGCCACGACCCCGGCAACCGCACCCACCGGTACGCCAACACGCCCAAGGTCATCGGCGGCCTCACCCCCGCCTGCACGGAGGCCGCCGCCGCCTTCTACGGCCGCCTCACCGACAAGGTCGTCCGCGCCCGCGGCCCCCGCGAGGCCGAAACCGCCAAGCTCCTGGAAACCAACTACCGCCACATCAACATCGCCCTGATGAACGAGATGGCGGTCTTCTGCCACGACATCGGCGTCGACCTGTGGGACGTCATCCGCTGCGCGGAGACCAAGCCATTCGGCTTCCAGTCCTTCCGCCCCGGCCCCGGAGTGGGCGGCCACGCCGCCCCCATCGACCCCAACTGCCTCTCCCACAAGGGCCGTTCCCCGGGCCACCACCCGCTGCGCATGGTCGAACTCGCCCAGGAGGTGAACGGCCGGATGCCGCGCTACGTCATCCAGCGCTGCGCCACCCTCCTCAACGAACACGGAAAATCCGCCCGCGGCGCCCGCGTCCTGCTGCTCGGCGTCACCTACAAGCCGGACATCGCCGACCAGACCGGCGCACCGGCCCTCGAAATCGCCTCCCGCCTCACGGAACTCGGCGCGCACCTGACGTACCACGATCCGTACGTCCCCCAGTGGTCCGTACTGGGCCGGCCCGTGCCCAGGGCCGACTCCCTGTACGAAGCCGCGGCCGCGGCGGACCTGACGGTGCTGGTGCAGGCGCACCGGACGTACGACCTTCAGGGGCTGGCGGTGAAGGCACAGCTGCTGCTGGACACTCGCGGGGCGACTCCGACGGGGGCCGCGCATCGTCTGTAGCGCCACGTTGCCTCTCGCCTCCGGCGGGGGTGGCGGTTTGGGCGCGGGCCGCGTCTCGCCTCCGGCGGGGGGGTTGGGCGGGGGCCGCGTCTCGCCTCCGGCGGGGGGGTGGGGTTTGGGCGGGGGCCGCTTGCTGTTCGTGGTGGGTGCCGGTGGCGGACCTCCGGGGCCTGTGTGGTGGACTGCTTCGCTTTACGTCCACCACACAGGCCCCTCCGGCCCACCACCTCCCGCCCGTGAGGCGCCCCCCGCCCGGTGGGGTGAAGGTCAGAAAAACCAGAAGCTCGGCCGCGCCGTGGCATGGCCGAGCTTCCGGTCTTTGGTTTTCTCCTGCTCCCCCACCCGGGGCGGGGCACCAACTCACGGGAGGGGGCGGGGCCGGAGGGGTGGGTGTTCGGACGTAAAGCGAAGCAGTCCGAACACCCACCCCTCCGGCCCCG
This portion of the Streptomyces sp. 2114.4 genome encodes:
- a CDS encoding nucleotide sugar dehydrogenase: MPADLAVIGLGHLGLPLAQAATTAGIGTIGYDPDPHTAGLSGADGPLSATELRRLLSAGFRTTTDPTTLGRVRTAVLCAPTPPGEDRAPDLTALADAARTLAAQLRPHTTVILESTAYPGTTEEFLRPLLEEGSGLTAGRDFHLACSPGRHDPGNRTHRYANTPKVIGGLTPACTEAAAAFYGRLTDKVVRARGPREAETAKLLETNYRHINIALMNEMAVFCHDIGVDLWDVIRCAETKPFGFQSFRPGPGVGGHAAPIDPNCLSHKGRSPGHHPLRMVELAQEVNGRMPRYVIQRCATLLNEHGKSARGARVLLLGVTYKPDIADQTGAPALEIASRLTELGAHLTYHDPYVPQWSVLGRPVPRADSLYEAAAAADLTVLVQAHRTYDLQGLAVKAQLLLDTRGATPTGAAHRL
- a CDS encoding glycerol-3-phosphate dehydrogenase/oxidase; translated protein: MKTAILGPAQRAEALARMAERELDVLVVGGGVVGAGTALDAATRGLSTGLVEARDWASGTSSRSSKLIHGGLRYLEMLDFALVREALKERGLLLERLAPHLVKPVPFLYPLQHKGWERWYAGSGVALYDTMSISSGHGRGLPHHRHLSHKRALQVAPCLRKDALVGALQYYDAQMDDARYVATMVRTAAAYDAQVANRARVVGFLREGERVVGARVQDVEGGGEYEIRAQQVVNATGVWTDDTQSLIGERGQFHVRASKGIHLVVPKDRIHSTTGLILRTEKSVLFVIPWGRHWIVGTTDTDWDLDKAHPAASSADIDYLLEHVNAVLATPLTRDDVEGVYAGLRPLLAGESDATSKLSREHTVAHPLPGLVVVAGGKYTTYRVMAKDAVDEAVHGLDQRVAESVTEDIPLVGAEGYRALWNARARIAARAGLHVARIEHLLNRYGSLTEELLELVVADPSLGEPLAAADDYLRAEAVYACTHEGARHLDDVLTRRTRISIETFDRGTRSAREVAELIAPALGWDDDQIEKEITHYRKRVEAERESQRQPDDLTADAARLGAPDIVPL